In Arthrobacter citreus, a genomic segment contains:
- a CDS encoding APC family permease, protein MLTFFNALKRILVGRPYGNERLSRTLLPKRIALPVYASDALSSAAYAPDEILLTLALAGVTAVTLSPWVGLAVVVVLLTVVASYRQNVHAYPSGGGDYEIASSNLGKPAGLTVASALLVDYVLTVAVSMSSASHYLVTAVPGLNGMQAPIAAVGVAVLVLVNLRGIREAGALFAVPTYLFMASVLGMCAFGAFQAATGNLADSPSAAFDLVPESGLDDGLVGLAGAFLLLRAFSSGAAALTGVEAISNGVPTFRKPKSTNAATTLLLLGVVSASMLAGILSLASATEVRVVQDPATQLTLNGSPVGPEYVQHPVISQLAETVFGNGSIPFYIVVAATGLILVFASNTAFNGFPVLASILAKDGFLPRQMRTRGDRLAFSNGIIALGLGALVLIFVFDADVTRLIQLYIVGVFVSFTASQLGMIRHWTAKLRTERIPEARHRMQRSRAINAVGFGMTALVLLIVLVTKFTHGAWIALLAMGGLYLMMFTIRAHYDSVARELSVEDDHQGLALPSRVNAVILVSKVHKPALRALAYARASRPSSLNAIIVDIDPEDTERVMEEWERMQIPVPLTVLSSPYRETVSPVLNYLREARRTAPRELFVVYIPEYVVGRWWEQLVHNQTALRIKARLHFEPGIMVASVPWQLASSRSHDATPTRGSGL, encoded by the coding sequence GTGCTCACATTCTTCAATGCGTTAAAGCGCATTCTTGTCGGGCGTCCGTACGGCAATGAACGGCTCTCGCGCACACTTCTCCCCAAGCGCATCGCCCTTCCCGTATATGCGTCCGATGCCCTCTCTTCAGCGGCTTACGCTCCTGACGAAATCCTGCTCACTCTGGCCCTGGCCGGGGTGACCGCCGTGACCCTTTCGCCGTGGGTTGGCCTGGCTGTCGTGGTGGTCCTCCTGACGGTGGTGGCGTCCTACCGCCAGAATGTGCACGCCTATCCGTCCGGCGGCGGGGATTACGAGATTGCCAGCAGCAATCTGGGCAAACCGGCGGGCTTGACCGTCGCATCCGCCCTTCTGGTCGATTACGTCCTCACGGTGGCGGTGTCCATGTCCTCGGCCTCCCATTACTTGGTCACCGCGGTCCCTGGACTCAATGGGATGCAGGCTCCGATCGCCGCCGTCGGGGTGGCGGTCCTGGTCCTGGTGAATCTCCGCGGCATCCGCGAAGCCGGCGCACTGTTTGCCGTCCCCACGTACCTGTTTATGGCGTCAGTGCTGGGCATGTGCGCTTTTGGCGCCTTTCAGGCGGCTACCGGAAACCTCGCAGATTCGCCGTCGGCGGCCTTTGACCTGGTCCCCGAGTCAGGGTTGGATGACGGCCTGGTGGGCCTGGCCGGAGCATTTCTGCTGCTGCGCGCCTTCTCCTCGGGCGCTGCTGCCCTGACCGGTGTTGAGGCCATCAGCAACGGCGTGCCGACGTTCCGCAAGCCCAAGAGCACCAATGCGGCCACAACCCTGCTGCTGCTCGGCGTCGTTTCCGCCTCCATGCTGGCCGGAATCCTGTCCCTGGCCAGCGCCACCGAGGTCCGTGTGGTTCAGGACCCGGCCACCCAGCTGACGCTCAACGGCAGCCCCGTGGGGCCCGAGTACGTGCAGCATCCGGTCATCAGTCAGCTGGCGGAAACGGTCTTCGGCAACGGCAGCATCCCCTTCTACATCGTGGTGGCCGCCACCGGGCTGATCCTGGTGTTCGCCTCGAACACCGCGTTCAACGGGTTCCCGGTGCTCGCCTCCATCCTGGCCAAGGACGGTTTCCTCCCCCGGCAGATGCGCACCCGCGGCGACCGCCTGGCGTTCAGCAACGGCATCATCGCCCTGGGACTGGGAGCCCTGGTGCTGATCTTTGTCTTCGACGCCGATGTCACCCGCCTGATCCAGCTGTACATCGTTGGCGTTTTTGTGTCCTTTACCGCCAGCCAGCTGGGCATGATCCGGCACTGGACCGCCAAGCTGCGGACGGAGCGGATCCCCGAAGCGCGGCACCGGATGCAGCGGTCGCGGGCCATTAACGCCGTCGGGTTCGGCATGACGGCACTGGTGCTGCTGATTGTCCTCGTCACCAAGTTCACGCATGGAGCTTGGATAGCCCTGCTGGCCATGGGCGGGCTGTACCTGATGATGTTCACCATCAGGGCGCATTATGACTCGGTGGCGCGTGAGCTCTCCGTGGAGGACGACCACCAGGGCCTGGCCCTCCCCTCGCGGGTCAACGCCGTGATCCTGGTGTCGAAGGTCCACAAGCCCGCCCTGCGGGCCCTGGCGTATGCCCGTGCGTCACGCCCATCCAGCCTGAACGCCATCATTGTCGACATTGACCCGGAGGACACCGAACGCGTCATGGAGGAGTGGGAGCGGATGCAGATCCCCGTGCCGCTGACCGTGCTGTCCTCGCCATACCGGGAGACAGTCTCTCCCGTCCTCAATTACCTGAGGGAGGCCCGGCGGACCGCCCCGCGCGAACTGTTTGTCGTCTACATCCCCGAGTACGTCGTCGGGCGCTGGTGGGAGCAGCTGGTGCACAACCAAACAGCGCTGCGCATTAAGGCCCGGCTGCACTTTGAACCCGGCATCATGGTCGCCAGCGTGCCCTGGCAGCTTGCGTCCAGCCGAAGCCACGACGCCACGCCGACGCGCGGTTCCGGCCTCTGA
- a CDS encoding MoaD/ThiS family protein, which yields MAAPPVRLVLPAALSAAAEGHRELERAAGAELTAAQLLDGLALDYPRLERRIRDEAGQLRRYVNVYIDGEELRTLDGLASTVPPGAEVLILQSVAGG from the coding sequence ATGGCTGCCCCACCGGTGCGCCTCGTGCTGCCGGCGGCGCTTTCCGCCGCCGCCGAAGGGCACCGTGAACTGGAGCGTGCCGCCGGGGCGGAACTCACCGCAGCCCAGCTGCTGGACGGGCTGGCGCTGGACTACCCCCGGTTGGAGCGCCGCATCCGGGATGAGGCCGGCCAGCTGCGCCGCTATGTGAACGTTTACATTGACGGAGAGGAACTGCGGACCCTGGACGGGTTGGCCAGCACCGTTCCGCCGGGAGCAGAGGTGCTGATCCTGCAATCCGTCGCCGGAGGGTAG
- the rpsR gene encoding 30S ribosomal protein S18 → MAKAELRKPKPKSNPLKAADITVIDYKDVALLRKFISDRGKIRARRVTGVTVQEQRKIAQAIKNAREVALLPYSGAGRG, encoded by the coding sequence ATGGCTAAGGCTGAACTTCGCAAGCCCAAACCAAAGTCCAATCCCTTGAAGGCCGCTGACATCACTGTCATCGACTACAAGGACGTAGCATTGCTGCGCAAGTTCATTTCCGACCGCGGAAAGATCCGCGCCCGTCGCGTAACTGGCGTAACCGTGCAGGAACAGCGCAAAATTGCACAGGCAATCAAGAATGCCCGTGAAGTTGCTCTCCTGCCGTACTCCGGCGCTGGCCGCGGCTAA
- a CDS encoding ABC-F family ATP-binding cassette domain-containing protein: MAAFRRTDVSTASSPADSPAAYPVQSHSPVQSHTAVPAGRGSHLRLDGVSFGYPGRRVLTDVSFSVSGGSRTGLIGENGSGKSTLLLIAAGLLAPDAGSVARPASLGLLRQELVPAPGATLNDVLEAAVAPVRGLEPLLEQLSAQLATAPYGGAVADAYDTTLREAEECGLWSLDARISEVLVGLGLGGLDRNRSARSLSGGQRRRLAIAALLLERPAALLLDEPTNHLDDDAVSFLAAELRTLRGPLLMASHDRWFLDAVATDLVDLDTASGAESHAGPAVQGRRYTGGYTDYLAARSAARRRWHDAWEAQEAERARLTRIADVDGREIFHTTVPRTEARGAKKFYSDRAAKTVGGRVRSARRGLADLERSAVPEPAQPLVFRGMTRAGAGGGISPAAEAEILRLQSVGVGGRLRPVDLVVRAGDRLLVEGGNGAGKSTLLSVLAGSLAAEHGEVQRAPQLSAGLLLQEDRWPDPSLSAAVAYRSRLDHPEEAPALADLGLLRPGEEQQPLAELSPGQRRRVALAVLAAEPPQLLLLDEPTNHLALSLAEEVEQAISTYPGTVVVASHDRWFRRRWSGRRFSL, encoded by the coding sequence ATGGCCGCATTCCGCCGCACCGATGTCAGCACCGCTTCTTCCCCCGCCGATTCCCCGGCAGCTTACCCCGTGCAGTCCCATTCCCCCGTACAGTCCCACACCGCCGTGCCAGCCGGCCGCGGCAGCCACCTGCGCCTTGATGGCGTCAGCTTCGGCTACCCGGGCCGCCGCGTGCTCACCGACGTTTCATTTTCCGTGTCCGGGGGCAGCCGCACCGGCCTGATCGGGGAGAACGGGTCGGGGAAATCCACGCTGTTGCTCATCGCCGCGGGACTGCTCGCCCCGGACGCCGGCTCCGTGGCCCGCCCGGCTTCCCTGGGCCTTTTGCGGCAGGAGCTGGTGCCGGCACCCGGGGCAACGTTGAACGACGTGCTGGAAGCCGCCGTCGCTCCCGTGCGCGGGCTGGAACCACTCCTGGAACAGCTGTCCGCCCAGCTCGCCACGGCGCCGTACGGCGGGGCAGTTGCCGACGCCTATGACACCACGCTTCGAGAGGCCGAAGAGTGCGGTCTGTGGTCCCTGGACGCCCGCATCAGCGAAGTCCTCGTCGGCCTGGGCCTGGGCGGGCTGGATCGGAACCGGTCCGCCCGCAGCCTGTCCGGCGGCCAGCGGCGCCGTCTGGCCATCGCGGCCCTGTTGCTGGAGCGGCCCGCTGCGCTCCTTCTGGATGAACCCACGAACCACCTGGACGACGACGCCGTCTCCTTCCTGGCAGCCGAGCTGCGCACCCTGCGGGGGCCGCTGCTGATGGCAAGCCATGACCGGTGGTTCCTGGACGCCGTGGCGACTGACCTGGTTGATCTCGACACCGCATCCGGAGCGGAAAGCCACGCAGGTCCAGCCGTGCAGGGCAGGCGCTACACCGGCGGCTACACGGACTATCTTGCAGCGCGCTCCGCCGCGCGCCGGCGCTGGCACGATGCCTGGGAGGCGCAGGAGGCGGAGCGCGCAAGGCTCACGCGCATCGCCGACGTCGACGGACGGGAGATCTTTCACACCACGGTTCCGCGGACGGAGGCACGGGGCGCGAAAAAGTTCTACAGCGACCGGGCCGCGAAGACCGTCGGAGGGCGGGTTCGATCCGCCCGGCGTGGGCTGGCGGACTTGGAGCGGTCGGCAGTTCCGGAGCCGGCGCAGCCACTGGTTTTCCGCGGAATGACCAGGGCCGGCGCCGGGGGCGGGATATCCCCGGCAGCGGAAGCGGAGATCCTGCGCCTGCAGTCCGTGGGGGTTGGCGGCAGGCTGCGTCCGGTGGACCTGGTGGTACGGGCCGGGGACCGCCTGCTCGTGGAAGGCGGCAACGGTGCGGGAAAATCCACGCTGCTCTCGGTGCTGGCAGGCTCGCTCGCCGCAGAGCACGGCGAGGTGCAGCGTGCCCCGCAGCTCAGCGCCGGCCTGCTCCTGCAGGAGGACCGGTGGCCCGATCCGTCGCTTTCGGCAGCAGTTGCCTACCGCTCCCGGCTGGACCATCCGGAGGAGGCGCCCGCGCTTGCTGACCTCGGGCTGCTGCGCCCGGGCGAGGAGCAGCAGCCGCTGGCCGAACTGTCGCCGGGCCAGCGCCGCCGCGTGGCCTTGGCTGTCCTGGCGGCCGAGCCACCGCAGCTGCTGCTGCTCGACGAGCCGACCAACCACCTCGCGCTGTCCCTTGCCGAGGAAGTGGAACAAGCCATCAGCACCTACCCCGGAACAGTTGTGGTGGCCAGTCATGACCGGTGGTTCCGGCGGCGGTGGAGCGGCCGGCGCTTTAGTCTCTAG
- a CDS encoding DUF4031 domain-containing protein, with translation MGDDLSVFGLPAFRLCPVIYIDPPLWPAHNTVFSHLVSDTSVAELHSFAADAGIAFRAFDLDHYDVPLSRYRDLVERGAVEVDGGTLVRLLIRSGLRIKARERNASLVHPLLTRWDALLPGNRELGAELLNRWGEPHRRYHDRRHLLAVLEAVELLWPRPPRALLLAAWFHDAVYRGAADDEEQSARLASVLLAEAGIPVTEIREVARLVRVTAAHAPAAEDAAGQVLCDADLSVLAREPAAYARYLSDVRHEYRQLADADFAAGRRRVVLGLLALEPIFSTAAARDRWEEPARRNLASELAAVPAAAPSAGGGGERTGGDSGAGKKS, from the coding sequence ATGGGGGATGATCTTTCTGTATTCGGGCTCCCGGCATTCAGGCTGTGCCCGGTGATCTACATTGACCCGCCGCTGTGGCCGGCGCACAACACCGTGTTTTCACATCTGGTGTCCGACACGTCGGTGGCTGAGCTGCACAGCTTTGCCGCGGATGCCGGGATAGCCTTCCGCGCGTTCGACCTGGACCACTACGACGTCCCGCTCAGCCGATACCGCGATCTGGTGGAGCGGGGAGCGGTGGAGGTCGACGGCGGCACCCTGGTGCGCCTGCTGATCCGCAGCGGGCTGCGGATCAAGGCGCGGGAGCGCAATGCATCCCTGGTGCATCCCCTGCTCACCCGCTGGGATGCGCTGCTGCCGGGAAACCGGGAGCTGGGCGCGGAACTGCTGAACCGCTGGGGCGAACCGCACCGCCGCTACCATGACCGGCGCCACCTGCTGGCGGTCCTGGAAGCGGTGGAGCTGCTGTGGCCCCGTCCGCCGCGCGCGCTCCTTCTGGCGGCGTGGTTTCACGACGCCGTGTACCGGGGCGCGGCGGACGACGAGGAGCAGTCGGCGCGCCTGGCCTCCGTCCTCCTGGCCGAGGCCGGGATTCCGGTGACGGAAATCCGCGAAGTGGCGCGGCTCGTCCGGGTGACGGCGGCGCACGCCCCCGCGGCTGAGGATGCCGCAGGGCAGGTGCTGTGCGATGCGGACCTGTCCGTGCTGGCCCGGGAGCCCGCAGCCTACGCGCGCTATCTGTCCGACGTGCGGCACGAGTACCGCCAGCTGGCCGATGCCGACTTTGCCGCTGGACGGCGGCGGGTGGTCCTGGGCCTGCTCGCCCTGGAACCGATCTTCTCCACTGCCGCCGCCCGGGACCGCTGGGAAGAGCCGGCACGGCGGAACCTGGCCTCCGAGCTCGCTGCCGTCCCAGCGGCCGCCCCCTCAGCCGGTGGCGGAGGGGAGCGGACCGGCGGTGATTCGGGGGCCGGAAAAAAGTCCTAG
- a CDS encoding MFS transporter — MYGTAGVSGRREQWTGHARGSRGYRGVLIGLAAAGMATFAQLYSLQGVLPGLAADLDISASSAALTVSAATLGLAAAVIPWSAAADRFGRLPIMRVAILAAVVLGLAVPFSPNLPALLILRFIEGAAMGGIPAVALAYLSEEVSRVHAAVAAGSYVSGTTIGGLAGRIVAAPLSDAANWRIGVGAVSLLAAVAAVVFMLTAPKQQGFLPLRRTDPGPGLGGRLLAQLRNPRQVGLYLQAFLLMGGFVAVYNYLGFRLGAAPFSLPQSLASFLFLAYLAGTWSSRAAGSLAGRLSGRGGRRTVLLCSIAVMAAGLALTLAAWLPAVIAGLVVFTAGFFAAHSIASGWAPFLATEGRAQASSLYNLFYYAGSSLLGWIGGFFFQLWGWSGLSAFVGVLLAAAAAAAAAVLTPESGPAAAKPALGKP, encoded by the coding sequence GTGTATGGGACAGCAGGCGTGAGCGGCCGGCGCGAGCAGTGGACGGGACACGCCAGGGGCAGCCGCGGATACCGGGGGGTGCTCATTGGCCTGGCCGCCGCCGGCATGGCCACTTTTGCCCAGCTGTATTCGCTGCAGGGAGTGCTTCCCGGACTGGCGGCCGATCTGGACATTTCCGCATCCTCGGCGGCCCTGACCGTTTCCGCGGCCACTCTGGGGCTGGCTGCGGCCGTGATTCCGTGGTCTGCGGCCGCTGACCGGTTTGGCCGGCTTCCCATAATGCGGGTGGCGATTCTTGCCGCCGTCGTGCTGGGCCTGGCGGTTCCGTTCAGTCCCAACCTGCCCGCGCTGCTGATCCTGCGTTTTATCGAAGGCGCAGCCATGGGCGGGATCCCCGCCGTCGCCCTGGCGTACCTGAGCGAGGAAGTGTCCCGGGTGCATGCCGCTGTTGCCGCCGGCAGTTACGTGTCCGGCACCACGATCGGCGGTTTGGCGGGGCGCATCGTCGCTGCTCCGCTGAGTGACGCCGCCAACTGGCGGATCGGCGTCGGGGCTGTCAGTCTCCTGGCCGCCGTGGCCGCCGTGGTGTTTATGCTGACCGCGCCCAAACAACAGGGTTTTCTGCCGCTGCGGCGGACGGATCCCGGCCCGGGCCTGGGCGGACGGCTGCTGGCCCAGCTGCGCAATCCGCGGCAGGTGGGCCTGTACCTGCAGGCTTTTTTGCTGATGGGCGGGTTTGTGGCCGTGTACAACTACCTGGGCTTCCGGCTGGGTGCGGCACCGTTTTCGCTGCCGCAGAGCCTCGCCAGTTTCCTGTTCCTGGCCTACCTGGCCGGCACCTGGTCCTCCCGCGCCGCCGGGAGCCTCGCCGGCCGGCTCTCGGGCCGCGGCGGCCGCCGAACCGTGCTGCTGTGTTCCATCGCCGTGATGGCCGCCGGGCTGGCGCTGACGCTGGCCGCTTGGCTGCCCGCGGTCATCGCCGGACTGGTCGTGTTTACCGCCGGATTCTTTGCCGCGCACTCCATCGCCTCGGGCTGGGCCCCGTTCCTTGCCACCGAGGGGCGGGCCCAGGCCTCATCCCTGTACAACCTGTTCTACTACGCCGGTTCAAGCCTGCTCGGCTGGATCGGCGGATTTTTCTTCCAACTCTGGGGCTGGTCCGGGCTGAGCGCCTTTGTGGGAGTACTGCTTGCCGCTGCCGCAGCGGCGGCCGCCGCCGTGCTCACGCCCGAATCCGGACCGGCAGCGGCCAAGCCGGCCCTGGGAAAACCGTAG
- a CDS encoding exo-alpha-sialidase, translating into MKNGDTAVLAIGTKKGLWLADSTDRQTWNVTGPHFLMEEVASLAIDTRGAAPRILAGIMSWHWGPCVVHSDDLGATWSEPEDGAVRFPEDTGEALARVWQLQPDSAERPGVVWAGAEPISVWKSTDGGEHFEMNQPFWDHPHRSEWGAGFGGAAAHTVLPSPADDSVHVAISTAGVYRTDDGGASWAPRNNGIAAPFLPDPNPEFGQCVHKAARDAGDPRRLYVQNHHGVYRSDDGGDSWISIAEGLPADFGFVMLAHPTRPGTIWTIPLKADGERIPPDGHPAVYRSTDAGETWIRQDRGLPETDFNAVLRDAAAVDNGEPAGVYFGTRGGQVFGSADEGDTFSLVAGNLPDVLCVRAGIVAADPA; encoded by the coding sequence ATGAAAAACGGGGACACCGCCGTCCTGGCCATCGGCACCAAGAAGGGCCTGTGGCTGGCCGACAGCACCGACCGACAGACGTGGAACGTGACCGGCCCGCACTTCCTGATGGAAGAGGTGGCCTCACTGGCGATTGACACGCGCGGCGCTGCGCCGCGGATTCTCGCCGGCATCATGAGTTGGCACTGGGGGCCGTGCGTGGTCCATTCCGATGATCTCGGCGCCACCTGGAGCGAGCCCGAGGACGGCGCCGTGCGGTTCCCGGAGGACACCGGCGAGGCGCTGGCCCGGGTATGGCAGCTGCAGCCGGACAGCGCGGAACGGCCCGGGGTGGTGTGGGCCGGCGCCGAACCCATCTCGGTGTGGAAATCCACCGACGGCGGAGAGCACTTTGAGATGAACCAGCCCTTCTGGGACCATCCGCACCGCAGCGAATGGGGCGCCGGCTTCGGCGGCGCCGCAGCCCACACGGTGCTGCCCAGCCCTGCCGATGACAGCGTGCACGTGGCGATCAGCACGGCCGGCGTGTACCGGACGGACGACGGCGGCGCGTCCTGGGCACCCCGGAACAACGGCATCGCCGCACCTTTCCTGCCGGATCCAAACCCGGAGTTCGGCCAGTGCGTGCACAAAGCCGCCCGGGACGCCGGCGACCCGCGGCGGCTCTATGTGCAGAACCATCATGGCGTGTACCGCTCCGACGACGGCGGGGACTCCTGGATCTCGATTGCCGAAGGGCTGCCGGCTGATTTCGGGTTTGTCATGCTGGCCCACCCCACCCGGCCCGGAACCATCTGGACCATTCCTCTGAAGGCTGATGGCGAGCGGATCCCGCCGGACGGCCATCCCGCGGTGTACCGCAGCACCGATGCCGGCGAAACCTGGATCCGCCAGGACCGGGGCCTGCCCGAGACTGACTTTAATGCCGTGCTCCGCGATGCCGCCGCCGTGGACAACGGCGAACCGGCCGGTGTTTATTTTGGCACCCGCGGAGGCCAGGTGTTCGGCAGCGCGGATGAGGGCGACACCTTCTCCCTGGTGGCCGGAAACCTGCCGGACGTGCTCTGTGTCCGGGCCGGAATAGTTGCAGCGGATCCGGCCTGA
- the rplI gene encoding 50S ribosomal protein L9, which produces MAKLILTHEVTGLGAAGDVIEVKDGYARNFLLPRGFALTWTKGGEKQVESIKAARAAREHASLEDAQKQAAALSAKPVTLAVKAGESGRLFGTVKAADVAAAVEAAGLGTIDKRKVELPTHIKSVGSFQANVRLHDDVAAVIDLNVVAS; this is translated from the coding sequence ATGGCAAAGCTCATTCTGACCCACGAAGTAACCGGTCTCGGCGCTGCCGGCGACGTCATTGAGGTAAAGGATGGTTACGCACGTAACTTCCTTCTGCCCCGTGGCTTCGCTCTGACCTGGACGAAGGGTGGCGAGAAGCAGGTTGAGTCCATCAAGGCTGCCCGCGCCGCCCGCGAGCACGCTTCCTTGGAAGATGCTCAGAAGCAGGCCGCTGCACTCTCCGCCAAGCCGGTCACGCTGGCCGTCAAGGCCGGCGAGTCCGGTCGCCTCTTCGGTACGGTCAAGGCCGCCGATGTTGCTGCTGCTGTCGAGGCTGCCGGCCTCGGCACCATCGACAAGCGCAAGGTTGAACTGCCGACTCACATCAAGTCGGTTGGTTCCTTCCAGGCCAACGTTCGTCTGCACGACGACGTAGCTGCTGTCATCGACCTCAACGTCGTAGCCAGCTAG
- the dnaB gene encoding replicative DNA helicase yields MHTDAPASSSSSDFARTPPQDLVAEQSVLGGMMLSKDAIADVVEVLRGVDFYRPAHESIFEAIIDLYGRGEPADAVTISDELTKRGEISRIGGPAYLHTLIQSVPTAANAGFYAEIVRERAVLRRLVDAGTKIVQLGYSGDGMEVDDIVNAAQAEVFAVAERRTAEDYVPLKDIIEGTVDEIEAAQHKGEGMTGVPTGFYELDELTQGLHPGQMIVIAARPAVGKSTFALDFARSAAIKNNMTTVFFSLEMGRNEIAMRLLSAEATIALQDLRKGTIKDEQWGRIATTMGRMNEAPLFIDDSPNMSLMEIRAKCRRLKQRHDLKLVVLDYLQLMSSGKKVESRQQEVSEFSRALKLLAKELEVPVIALSQLNRGSEQRTDKKPMISDLRESGSIEQDADMVILLHREDIYDKESPRAGEADVIVAKHRNGPTKTITVGFQGHYSRFSNMAVEGGSGF; encoded by the coding sequence ATGCATACTGACGCACCGGCATCGAGCTCCAGCTCCGACTTCGCGCGCACACCGCCGCAGGACTTGGTTGCCGAGCAGTCGGTCCTGGGCGGCATGATGCTCTCCAAGGACGCCATCGCCGACGTAGTGGAGGTTCTCCGCGGCGTCGACTTCTACCGCCCGGCGCACGAATCGATTTTCGAAGCCATTATCGACTTGTACGGCCGCGGTGAGCCCGCTGACGCCGTCACCATCTCCGATGAGCTGACCAAGCGCGGCGAAATCAGCCGCATCGGCGGGCCCGCCTATCTCCACACGCTCATCCAATCCGTGCCCACGGCTGCCAACGCCGGCTTCTACGCCGAAATTGTCCGGGAGCGCGCCGTCCTGCGGCGCCTGGTGGACGCGGGCACCAAGATCGTGCAGCTGGGTTACTCAGGCGACGGCATGGAGGTGGACGACATTGTCAACGCCGCCCAGGCCGAGGTGTTCGCCGTCGCGGAGCGCCGCACCGCCGAGGACTATGTGCCCCTGAAGGACATCATCGAGGGCACCGTTGATGAAATCGAAGCTGCCCAGCACAAGGGCGAGGGCATGACCGGCGTGCCCACCGGATTCTACGAACTCGATGAATTGACGCAGGGGCTCCACCCCGGACAGATGATCGTGATCGCCGCGCGGCCTGCAGTTGGTAAATCAACCTTCGCCCTGGACTTCGCCCGCTCGGCCGCCATCAAGAACAACATGACCACCGTCTTCTTCTCGCTGGAAATGGGCCGCAACGAGATTGCCATGCGCCTGCTCTCCGCCGAGGCCACCATTGCGCTGCAGGACTTGCGCAAGGGAACCATCAAGGATGAGCAGTGGGGCAGGATTGCCACCACCATGGGCCGCATGAACGAGGCGCCGCTGTTCATTGATGACAGCCCCAACATGTCCCTGATGGAAATCCGGGCCAAGTGCCGGCGGCTGAAACAGCGGCACGACCTAAAACTCGTGGTCCTCGACTACCTCCAGCTGATGTCCTCCGGAAAAAAAGTGGAATCGCGCCAGCAGGAAGTCTCCGAGTTCTCCCGTGCCCTGAAACTGCTGGCCAAGGAACTTGAAGTCCCCGTTATCGCCCTGTCGCAGCTGAACCGCGGTTCGGAGCAGCGAACCGACAAGAAGCCCATGATTTCGGATCTTCGTGAATCCGGCTCCATCGAGCAGGACGCCGACATGGTGATCCTGCTCCACCGCGAGGACATCTACGACAAGGAATCCCCGCGCGCCGGCGAGGCTGACGTGATTGTGGCCAAGCACCGTAACGGTCCCACCAAGACCATCACCGTGGGCTTCCAGGGCCATTACTCCCGCTTCTCCAACATGGCCGTTGAGGGCGGCTCGGGCTTCTAG
- a CDS encoding transglycosylase family protein, with product MTKSKISRNVRRGLAVAAISGAGLALTAVPSQAADPSTWDALAQCESGGNWNINTGNGFSGGLQFTPSTWAAFGGQGDPTSASREQQIAVAEQVLAGQGWGAWPSCSAQLGLSGGATGSVTPQSQTVTPQAAQEYVAPQTTQEYVAPETTQQYVPEAPVQETVPVETYTAPQPAPEAAVPQTQVLPEAQVTAPAPVQAQAPALSGETYTIQSGDTLSIIAEKLGIQGGWEALYNANADSVIHPDLIFTGQVLQLPA from the coding sequence ATGACCAAGTCTAAGATCAGCCGAAACGTGCGCCGGGGACTTGCTGTTGCAGCCATCTCAGGTGCAGGCCTCGCCCTGACCGCAGTACCGTCCCAGGCTGCCGACCCGAGTACGTGGGATGCACTAGCACAGTGCGAAAGCGGTGGTAACTGGAACATCAATACCGGGAACGGGTTCTCCGGCGGATTGCAGTTCACGCCGAGCACCTGGGCTGCCTTCGGTGGCCAGGGTGATCCCACGTCCGCCAGCCGGGAACAGCAGATTGCCGTGGCCGAACAAGTTTTGGCCGGCCAGGGCTGGGGTGCCTGGCCCTCCTGCTCCGCCCAGCTGGGCCTGTCCGGCGGTGCCACCGGCTCGGTGACCCCGCAGAGCCAGACGGTGACCCCGCAGGCCGCGCAGGAATATGTCGCTCCGCAGACCACTCAGGAATACGTGGCTCCGGAAACGACGCAGCAGTACGTCCCGGAAGCACCGGTCCAGGAAACTGTCCCGGTTGAGACCTACACCGCCCCGCAGCCGGCACCGGAAGCCGCAGTGCCGCAGACCCAGGTCCTGCCCGAGGCACAGGTGACCGCACCGGCACCCGTGCAGGCTCAGGCTCCTGCGCTGAGCGGTGAAACCTACACGATCCAGTCCGGCGACACGCTGTCCATCATCGCCGAGAAGCTGGGCATCCAGGGTGGCTGGGAAGCGCTGTACAACGCTAACGCCGACTCCGTCATCCACCCCGACCTGATCTTCACGGGCCAGGTACTGCAGCTGCCGGCCTAA